The DNA window CTCatcccaccaccaccaccagcagaggaggaggaggactcCCAGCATTGGAGAGTGCACCTTGGGCGATGCTGGCCGCCCGGAATCCCTCGCCGAGCTTCCACGCGCACGaccgccctcctccgccggcacATGACatcgcggagcgcctcagccATCTACGCCAGATTCGCAGGGAACCGCTCCCCAGACGCGTCGCCCGCATCGCCGACCTCCACACCGATGAGGCCAGCCCCGTGCGCAAGCATGTAGCCGAGTGAGCTCCCCCTTTCCCTGCTCCGGTTACTCCACTTTCACCAGTCGCCTACATTTTTAGCTTTCGGCTTCTGACGACTGGAATTGATAAGGGTCCACTTAGCTGTGCTGCAAATGACTAATTACTTGCTCAAGGTGTTGAGTGTCTACAGCCCAGCCGAATTAGGTTAAACCTATATATTTGAAAAATGTTTCTGAACTTGCAAAAGCTCCCCTGCTGTAGGATCATTGGTGAGGTCGGGTCAAAACACATGGCGTACCTACCAGATATCATCCCTTGTTTGCTGCACCTTCTGAATGATGAGGCGCCTGCAGTTGTCAGGCAAGCTATCAAAACAGGAACCGCCTTGTTTGCCAAGCTGCTCCAACACCTAGTTATCCAGGTAATTCCATTTCCGGCACTTGCTTATGGAGCTGCCTCCCTGCACAAATTCCGTTTCAGTTTGCTTGTTTTGGTTCTAGGGATTATTCTCCACTGGGGGGATTGATGATGCACTTAAATCGTCATGGGAGTGGCTGCTCAAATTCAAATCTGCTGTCTCGCTCATGGCATTTCAGGCGAGCCCCTCTCCTTTCTTTTGCAACCGCATAACCCAATCTTCTTGGCCTACACCTATCTCATGTGGAATCTCTCTGTCAGACCACTGGCAATGAAGGTGTCAGGTTACTGGCCGTTAAGTTTGTTGAAAAAACAGTTCTTATGTACACACCAGATCCTAATATCCCATCAGATCCACCAAGCGAAGCTACGAAAGGTACAGCTTATGTTGTCTTTCATATGGAACTTAATATTTCCATGTTTAGGATCTGTTGGGTGCATAACTGCATTCTAATTTGGCCACCTGTAAATCATTTGTAGATACGGGATTCAATGTAGCATGGTTACGAGGAGGTCACCCTTTGCTTAATGTCGGGGATCTAGCCATGGAAGCCAGCCAGAACCTCGGATTGTTGCTAGAGCAGCTCAAGTCTCCTAAAGTAAAATCACTCAGTACTTCCATGATCATTGTCTTCGTTATTAGGTTTGTCTCCTGTCCACTTGTGTTCTATAATGTTTTCTGTATATACTATAGTTTGTACCAGCTGCCGGGCAATTAATTCTCCTTTCCCTGCTGTGTCATTTATTTGTTTTATCTGTTTAAAAATTGCATGCTACTCTGATCTTTATCCAGCGCGagtttctcctttttctttccccacTTTTTGCATTATTTTTCTAACTCTTCTAACACAAACTTCTTCCAGTCTCTCAGCTATTGCCCAAAGAAGGCCTTCCTTTTATGGACGCATACTGCCAGTTTTACTTTCCTTGGATCCAGCAAGTTCAATTATTAAATTGCGAGTCCCAGGTGCATTCCATGCTTTGAAGAGTGCCTTTTCTGCATGCCTGGAATGTACACATTCAAGTGCTGAGCCGGTATTTCTTTTAGATTCAACCTGTCTTGATACTTTTCTACTGACTGGTACATTAGAGATGTGTCCCTTTGCCCTTATTGAGTTATTTCAATATGTGCTCAACGACCAGAGTTAACAGATACCCTATCTATTGAAGGCTATATTATGTTTTTTAGACACCCTGATTAGGATttttttcttatgttttatCAAATTTGAGCCTGTTTGTTACTCATTTGTTTCCTGTGAGAGGGTCATCCTCCCCTTATCAACCATCCTGGATACTTGAGAATGTGCATATCCCATATATTTGTTTGAGATACGTTCTTTACTAATTCGAGGCTTTTATTGAATTTTCAGTGGCGAGCACGTCTATTGGAAGCTCAAAATATTATCAACCAGGGGGATTCAATAGAAGATACAGCAAATGCTGGTAAGAATTTTGGGGACACATCAAACAGGGAAGAATCGTGGCCTCTGATGGTATGTACCTGCTCCTCCAagccttctctctccctctctcataAATCATAACTATCTCCAAAATGGCTATATTTCTTTGATATATAGGAGAGAAGCACTGACAGTAGTAACAAGCGTAGTCTGGCTGAGGACATGAATCAAATGACAGAAGATGATGGTCACTCCAGTAAAAGAGTCAGACATTCACTTGATGTTCAAGAACATAGTGaagaggcaagcaagagaaatgTTGAGTCAACCTCTGTTGATATCTCATCTGGCCAGCCCATCTCTATAAGAACTGGGAATTCAGAAGCTGTGTATCAATTAATTGGCATGTTTGCGGCACTGGCTGCACAAGGTGACAGAGCTGCTGGATCACTGCAAATCCTTTCATCCAGTATCGCTAGTGACTTATTAGCGGAGGTTGTAATGGTTAACATGCAACACATCCCTATTTCTCGTCCTGAAGCTGACCAACACCAGCTTCCTTCTACCAGCTCTGGAGATGGAATTCCATTGTCAAGTTCCTTCTCTCTGTTGGCGTCTCTACTGAaggtttttttttcctttagcTGTCATCTTTTgatatgttaaattctcttCTTTTTTAGTTTATTGATCTTTTGCATTTCAGAGAGCGGGTCAAATTGATCAAGATGAAGTGCCTCCAGCTAAGGAATCTGCAGTAGTGTTATCTGACGCAGATGATATCATGACAGTTCCTGCTAGTTCACCTGTTCCTAGTTCAGTAAGTCTTCCCATGGAAGAGAACAGTAGCAGTCCCGCTGTTCCATATATGGAAACAGCAGAGGTCAAAGTAACCAGTGCAGGTACCAATAGTTTGATTGATATTCTAGAATCATCAGAGACTTCCCATGCTTCAACAGAACCTCAGGGAACCCAAGAGCATGCTAGCAGTTTTATCAGTTCATTGCCTGCTGATAATTCCTCTGCTGGCCTTAGTTTGGCTCAGTCTTCAGAAACTCGCAGCCCAAGTTCTTCTATACTGGAAGCAAACCACTCACAGCTTTCATCTTTGAATTCCCTTGGTTCACAATATGCTCTTCCAAAGTTGGTTGTCAGTAACATTGATCTCAGCGACAAGGCCAAAGATCTGCTTCAAAAAGAGTCATTTTTGCGCATTCTTGAGAGTGATaagcaagaagcaagtggtggTTCAATTGCTCGCCTTCCATTGCTTGCTCACTTGGGTGTTGAGGTACTAACTAAGGGCTTATCATCTCCTCCTATATAATTGATACTTTTGGCTTGAGCTTTGGTTGGTGCTTTTCTGTAAAGCATAGCTCCTCTCAGAAACATGTCCAATCATCTTGTAGTCATGCACTCATGCTCTCTTTACATTGTTTTTTTTAAGTGGCCGCCCTTTAATTTGTGTTACTTACCATTGCAGTTTCCTCTGGAATTGGACCCATGGGAGCTTCTCCAAAAGCATGTCCTCTCTGATTACGCAAATAATGAGGTACCAATGTACAGCATCATAATTAGTCCTTTTGGTACAATTGGTATATAGCTACATTTCAATAGAATTGTTGGTGGGGTATTTATTGACTATTGAGAAACTTAGCTGTTTAGCTCCTGAATTGATTAGTAATTAATTCTTTTGACTTAATAATAAGTAATCAACTTTCTTCTGCATGAATTGAACTAGGAGTGGTTTGATTGCATAGCTGTTAATTAGGATGACTGGTGACCCTATTAGAGGAATTAATCCTCCGAGTGATTTATTTCTGCGGTTACTTTAGTAGTTCCAGTGTTCCACTCAGCTTGCTTCTTCAGAGATTTTTGACTCAAATATTCTTTATTTAAGCAGGGGCACGAGTTGACTCTATGCATCCTGAACCGGTTATATCGTGAGGCCGAGCAGGATCAAGATTTTCTTTCATCTAGAACTGCTACATCAGTTTACGAATCCTTTCTTCTGACTGTAGTACGTCAACTTAAAATTGATGGAACTTTGTTACAAATGCTATTTCTCTTGCGTCATAGCTGTCAATTTTCTTTTGCATAGGCTGAAAATCTTCGAGACATGTTTCCGGCTTCAGATAAGTCGCTTGGCAAATTGCTTTGTGAGATACCATACTTACCAGAAGGTGTGTTGAAACTTCTAGAAGGTTTATGTTCTCCTGGAAGTGATGAGAAGCAGGACAAGGATATCCAGAGTGGTGATAGGGTAACTCAAGGTCTCAGTGCTGTTTGGAACCTTATCATGCTAAGACCTTCAAATCGGGACAGATGTCTGGGGATTGCTTTGCAGGTGCTTTTCTGATGTCAGGAAATATTTATTAATATTTCTATTCTCAGTtaggaaatatatttttacatgCTTGCATGTGTCTTTCAACAAAATTTTGATCGCTTGGTAGCAAAATTTCCAATAAAATGACAACTTGATGAAGTAGTCTATTTTTACTTCTAATTTGGGGTAGAGCAGAAGTCAGCCTTTTTTAACATGAATATCAATTTTGACTTGTTTTTCAGTTCTTCAATAAATTATTACATACTGGATTATGTATTTGCAAATTCTATCCCCCAAGTTCATTTAGAGTATGGGGGTTCTTTACACTCGCCGCTAATGCGGAAGGATGCCGCCGAAAAGAAAGGAATCCAAGATGCTTGAGTACTATTCTGTTTGCTCTGACATGGGTCAATCTCTGAACAATTAAATATGCAATTATTAATGGATGAAACCTAAGTTTGTTATCCTTCAAAGCTTTTTTTAATTTTCCACGACTTTACTGATTGAAGTATAACCTTTAAGTGCCTTTTTTATACGTTACTTACTAAAGTGTTTTGTGCAGAGTTCAACTCATCATTTAGAGGAGGTCCGCATGAAGGCAATACGTTTGGTAATTGCAAATCCGCCTGATTCTATGAAATCTGCACTTACATGGTTTGCTCACTGCGTTTGCTATCTGATAACAACAGGTAGCAAATAAGTTATTTCCCATGGCAAGCATTTCCAAAAAGATTGAAGATTTTGCAAATGAAAAACTTAATTCAGTTCTAGAAGTGATTCCATCTGGTGATTCTGCAGCTACTGAAACAGCTACACCTGAAGCACACAATGTTTGTCTCATGCTCTCATTTCTTTCAGATATTTTTGTGCTGATATTCTGAACTGATGCAATTTCACTGATTTGGGTGTACTTGTATTTTCTGAAGGATGGTGTTTTAGAAAATTTAGCAGCTTCAGTGGCAGATGCTCAGACTCTAATGTCGCTGTATTTTGCATTGTGCACCAAGGTCAATGATTACTGATTAGCTACTATTTTAGTCTAGTTCTATGATATCTGCTaacagcaagcaaaacatgtttttcttaccagAAACATTCCCTCCTCAGACATGTATTTGCAATATATGGTAGTCTACCTCAAGCTGCCAAGCAGGTCCGTACAGCCTATCATTCTCTGCCTTGCAGATTGCTTAGATATTCCTTTACGTTTTGTTCTATCAGCAAATATTTATCTACCATGTAATTGATTTTTTCCAGGCAGTTCACCGACAAGTACCAATTCTAATACGCACAATAGGCTCCTCTCCTGATCTTCTTGGGATCATCTCAGATCCACCAGGTGACAGCCGGGACCTCCTAATGCAGGTGCAAGTTGTACTTTTGACTTCTGTTTGCATTTTACAATATTTTCTCTTCTATTGATCAGAATCCACTGACTACATGCAAAAGAGGGTTTATGTTTTCTAAGATTATCTTCTTGCATTGGGTGCATTTTTATAACCCATGATATTGCACCATGCAGGTTTTACAAACCCTCACTGGTGCTGCAGTTCCATCCAAAGAATTGACTTCTTCCATAAAGAACTTACATTCTAAAACAAAGGTCGTTGCTCGCTTTAAGAAAGCACAAATTTCTTACTGATATTTTACAAGTTCAGAGTTAGCTTGGATATTCTCAGTTTCTAAAATGTCAGCCTCATTTTGCAGGATGTTGAGTTCCTTTTTGCGATCTTGTCTCATCTGCCAAAAGACGAGGTTTTGTCCCCCTCCCACTACATACCACTAGTTAGCATTATCATATTCTAATTCTAGGCTGTAGCTTAAACTTTCGCAATCTTCTGCAGTGGCCTATAGTACTGCCAATTATTTGCACTTTGTTTTGCACTTGCACATGCCTGTTAAACTGCTCTCTTTTTATTCCATGGAAACTGCCACCCTATTGTAAGTGTTTTGCCTTCCAATTGTATGAACCTTGAGTCCTTGACATTAACTGGCTTTCTGCTATACTGGAGTAACTCTATACTTTAAACATTATTGTTGGGAAACATCTATGGGTCCGACCATATCGTTCAATTGCCTGACTCTGTGCACTGCTGAGGAAAGCAATGCTCCCCAGTTCCCGCAGGGAGAGAAATGGCTCCCCCCTGATTTGCTGCCTGATGAGTGTCGTATGGCAGGATGCAGTCGGATGTGTAGCAGCACTCTTATTGTTGAGATGTTTCTTAGATTTTTATCCAGGTACACATTAGTTATGTTCATTACCCTTTGCTCTCAGATCCTGCCTGTGTTCCCCAGTATTGTTAATCTTTCCATGGACAAGTTTCAAGCCGCCCTTTCACGAATCTTGCAGGTTAGTTTTTCATCCTGATATCATGATATATGTTTGTTTGAGTGAAttttgagattattcctcaattGTAACTTGAAAATAAAGCGCTAGCTTGAGACTTGGTTGAATTCCATACATGGGGCTGAGACATAAATAGAACTTCACATTGCCTCGTAAAGATTTATTGTTAAAGAACAAGTTTCTGTCTCTTTAGGACTTCAAACTTCCATTCAGTTGAGCATTGCATACTAATAGCACAGCATCACTTTTTACTTTCGCAGGGATCATCTCGGAATGGCCCTTCTCTTGATCCATCAGAAATTTTAATTGCCATTCATGTAATAGATCCTGATAAGGAAGGAATACCACTCAAAAAGGTATGTTAGTTTCTCTCTTTGTTTTAGAATTGAGTTTTTGAACCATTTGGCAACCTAATTTAATCAACTGAAGGATTCATAACTAATTATAGGTTATGGATGCATGCTCTGCTTGCTTCGAGCAAAGAACAATATTCACCCAGCAAGTTTTGGCAAAAGCACTAAATCAACTGGTGGGCATGATTTCTATTTCATAGTATCTGCCTTGTTATATGATGTAGTTGTTGATCAATGTAAACTTTTCCACAGGTTGAGCAAATTCCTCTTCCTTTGCTATTCATGAGGACTGTTATGCAAGCTATAGGTGTTTTTCCTGCATTGGTAAGTTAACTCCTCACTCACATTATGTGAACTATCAACTATGTCAATGTGATTAGCCTGGGATATTTGGTGCTATGAAATGGATGGCATGATCTTTGTGTATAGCGTAGTTAGTGAAAGAGATTTGAACATGTGACCAGGATGACATGGCCCTAGCGTTCTTTAAAGTAAAGTTCACGCAACCATGTGATCTTCCGTTTGAAGGCATACATTGACGATTTGTCGTTAGTCGCATGATATTCCAGAAGCAAGAGTTCATCGATGCTTAGGACCTCTTGCTATCGATTTTGGTGAATGCACCATATTCTATTGGAAAACCTACATCAATAATTCTTTCATTGTAGCTAGATGGGAATAAGCAAGAAAGATGCACCCATATTTACAACCTGAAACCTGTTAGCTCAGCCGTGTGTAGTGCCTACTTCCTGTCTAAAAGGGAGATGACTGTTGAGGCAATCAAGGATCCAGGAACTAAATCCTGCCAGAACAAAATGGCTAATGGGAATCTTATTGACTCCATCCTGTGGAAATCGAGTATTTGCGTCTTATAATCATGAAAAGTTGTTAATATTTTAGTCTCTTGGAGGCATCATTTCTCACTTTTAGTAGATTTGATTCAAAGGACTTCATAATCTGATGGTGAGCCTTCCTCACAGGTGGATTTTGTGATGGAGATCATGTCACGCCTTGTGAGCAAGCAGGtccttgattttttttctttttaattgTAGATAACTTGAGCTGCTGTTCTCTTTTACATATTTCTGAAACTGGACTCCATCACTTCTCATGGCAGATTTGGAAATATCCTAAGTTATGGGTAGGATTTCTGAAGTGTGCTATCTTGACGAGACCTCAGTCATATGGTGTGTTACTGCAGGTTGGCATGCATCGTCATCTCTTACATGACCTATTTGTTTGTGTATGCATTATGCTCAATCCTCATCTAGGAGTTATTTTACACCGGATATGCTAATTTCTTAGTAGGCTCAAGGGCCCATGAAcatatgagttttggatccaattcCCTTTTTTTAATCATGTATCAGTATTTCCCATGACGTGGCATATGTTTTTTCAGTTACCAGCTCCTCAACTTGAGAATGCCTTGAGTAAGAACCCCACACTGAAGGCACCCTTGGTTGAGCACGCGGAGCAGCCAAATGTCCGATCTACTCTTCCAAGGTTTTTTTTTTATTTGCTCTTATCAATAGCAAATTGTAGGTATGCATATTATATGTGGCGCTGGATATGTGATGAGATTCTGCTTTTATGGGCAGGTCTACTTTGGTGGTACTGGGTCTTGCTGAAGATCAACAGCAACCAGCACCAGCAGTAAGTCAAGCGCAGAGCAGCCAAAACCAGGCTGCCGATACCAGTAGCTCTGCCGCAGACATGACTACAGAAGTAACTCAGGAGTCTTCTGCTGCTAGTTAGAATGTTTGTGAAGTGAAAGCCTTGGTAAATCTATCGTTGATTCAGGTGTCTTGTAGCATCTCATATCTGGAGGGATGCATGCTTCTGACTGAAGGATTGGCCTCATGCTTGCAGCTCCAAGATATGATGGACGAAAGGTTAAGACGATGGCGAGACCCCATAGTGAATCTGACAAGACCTAATTTATTGTATTTAGTTGATGCATAATTTTGATGACCATGTAAAGCAAAGAGGTGAACATTACATTTCCTTGGAATGGGATTGGATTTCTGCTAGTCTATCCATATTTCACAGCTAGTGAGTCGAAGGGCCACTTAGAATTTCTGGAATGGTTCCTCTTCCAAGGAGGGAAAGACAAACGTAGAGTTCATGTTTCATTCTAATATATCCGGTTTT is part of the Panicum hallii strain FIL2 chromosome 2, PHallii_v3.1, whole genome shotgun sequence genome and encodes:
- the LOC112882346 gene encoding uncharacterized protein LOC112882346 isoform X1 is translated as MLAARNPSPSFHAHDRPPPPAHDIAERLSHLRQIRREPLPRRVARIADLHTDEASPVRKHVAEIIGEVGSKHMAYLPDIIPCLLHLLNDEAPAVVRQAIKTGTALFAKLLQHLVIQGLFSTGGIDDALKSSWEWLLKFKSAVSLMAFQTTGNEGVRLLAVKFVEKTVLMYTPDPNIPSDPPSEATKDTGFNVAWLRGGHPLLNVGDLAMEASQNLGLLLEQLKSPKVKSLSTSMIIVFVISLSAIAQRRPSFYGRILPVLLSLDPASSIIKLRVPGAFHALKSAFSACLECTHSSAEPWRARLLEAQNIINQGDSIEDTANAGKNFGDTSNREESWPLMERSTDSSNKRSLAEDMNQMTEDDGHSSKRVRHSLDVQEHSEEASKRNVESTSVDISSGQPISIRTGNSEAVYQLIGMFAALAAQGDRAAGSLQILSSSIASDLLAEVVMVNMQHIPISRPEADQHQLPSTSSGDGIPLSSSFSLLASLLKRAGQIDQDEVPPAKESAVVLSDADDIMTVPASSPVPSSVSLPMEENSSSPAVPYMETAEVKVTSAGTNSLIDILESSETSHASTEPQGTQEHASSFISSLPADNSSAGLSLAQSSETRSPSSSILEANHSQLSSLNSLGSQYALPKLVVSNIDLSDKAKDLLQKESFLRILESDKQEASGGSIARLPLLAHLGVEFPLELDPWELLQKHVLSDYANNEGHELTLCILNRLYREAEQDQDFLSSRTATSVYESFLLTVAENLRDMFPASDKSLGKLLCEIPYLPEGVLKLLEGLCSPGSDEKQDKDIQSGDRVTQGLSAVWNLIMLRPSNRDRCLGIALQSSTHHLEEVRMKAIRLVANKLFPMASISKKIEDFANEKLNSVLEVIPSGDSAATETATPEAHNDGVLENLAASVADAQTLMSLYFALCTKKHSLLRHVFAIYGSLPQAAKQAVHRQVPILIRTIGSSPDLLGIISDPPGDSRDLLMQVLQTLTGAAVPSKELTSSIKNLHSKTKDVEFLFAILSHLPKDEILPVFPSIVNLSMDKFQAALSRILQGSSRNGPSLDPSEILIAIHVIDPDKEGIPLKKVMDACSACFEQRTIFTQQVLAKALNQLVEQIPLPLLFMRTVMQAIGVFPALVDFVMEIMSRLVSKQIWKYPKLWVGFLKCAILTRPQSYGVLLQLPAPQLENALSKNPTLKAPLVEHAEQPNVRSTLPRSTLVVLGLAEDQQQPAPAVSQAQSSQNQAADTSSSAADMTTEVTQESSAAS
- the LOC112882346 gene encoding uncharacterized protein LOC112882346 isoform X2; translated protein: MAYLPDIIPCLLHLLNDEAPAVVRQAIKTGTALFAKLLQHLVIQGLFSTGGIDDALKSSWEWLLKFKSAVSLMAFQTTGNEGVRLLAVKFVEKTVLMYTPDPNIPSDPPSEATKDTGFNVAWLRGGHPLLNVGDLAMEASQNLGLLLEQLKSPKVKSLSTSMIIVFVISLSAIAQRRPSFYGRILPVLLSLDPASSIIKLRVPGAFHALKSAFSACLECTHSSAEPWRARLLEAQNIINQGDSIEDTANAGKNFGDTSNREESWPLMERSTDSSNKRSLAEDMNQMTEDDGHSSKRVRHSLDVQEHSEEASKRNVESTSVDISSGQPISIRTGNSEAVYQLIGMFAALAAQGDRAAGSLQILSSSIASDLLAEVVMVNMQHIPISRPEADQHQLPSTSSGDGIPLSSSFSLLASLLKRAGQIDQDEVPPAKESAVVLSDADDIMTVPASSPVPSSVSLPMEENSSSPAVPYMETAEVKVTSAGTNSLIDILESSETSHASTEPQGTQEHASSFISSLPADNSSAGLSLAQSSETRSPSSSILEANHSQLSSLNSLGSQYALPKLVVSNIDLSDKAKDLLQKESFLRILESDKQEASGGSIARLPLLAHLGVEFPLELDPWELLQKHVLSDYANNEGHELTLCILNRLYREAEQDQDFLSSRTATSVYESFLLTVAENLRDMFPASDKSLGKLLCEIPYLPEGVLKLLEGLCSPGSDEKQDKDIQSGDRVTQGLSAVWNLIMLRPSNRDRCLGIALQSSTHHLEEVRMKAIRLVANKLFPMASISKKIEDFANEKLNSVLEVIPSGDSAATETATPEAHNDGVLENLAASVADAQTLMSLYFALCTKKHSLLRHVFAIYGSLPQAAKQAVHRQVPILIRTIGSSPDLLGIISDPPGDSRDLLMQVLQTLTGAAVPSKELTSSIKNLHSKTKDVEFLFAILSHLPKDEILPVFPSIVNLSMDKFQAALSRILQGSSRNGPSLDPSEILIAIHVIDPDKEGIPLKKVMDACSACFEQRTIFTQQVLAKALNQLVEQIPLPLLFMRTVMQAIGVFPALVDFVMEIMSRLVSKQIWKYPKLWVGFLKCAILTRPQSYGVLLQLPAPQLENALSKNPTLKAPLVEHAEQPNVRSTLPRSTLVVLGLAEDQQQPAPAVSQAQSSQNQAADTSSSAADMTTEVTQESSAAS